One region of uncultured Methanolobus sp. genomic DNA includes:
- a CDS encoding haloacid dehalogenase, with protein MIYNISCSIKDSFEEKDKARESSLVISRDVVRNCRTAMYSIHSRDFDKANLLISRSVEMIGKMDTLLADHPDIYYSGFLEHAQQEFVECLVVYNILGDEDKEIPGPQDLNVSNVAYLNGLGDVGGELRRHILDLIRKDMPENGEKYLGMMEEIYNCLMMFDYPDAMTKGLRHKTDVTRSIIEKTRGDLTNAMRQQKLEKAMKEFENRIN; from the coding sequence ATGATCTACAATATATCCTGCAGCATTAAAGACAGCTTTGAGGAAAAAGACAAAGCAAGAGAAAGCAGCCTGGTAATTTCCAGGGATGTTGTGCGTAACTGCAGGACAGCAATGTATAGCATACATAGCAGGGATTTTGATAAAGCAAATTTGCTGATATCCAGATCCGTGGAAATGATAGGAAAAATGGACACATTGCTTGCGGATCATCCTGACATATACTATTCCGGTTTTCTGGAACACGCCCAGCAGGAATTCGTTGAGTGCCTTGTCGTGTATAACATACTTGGTGATGAGGATAAAGAGATTCCCGGACCTCAGGATCTTAATGTCAGCAACGTCGCATACCTTAACGGACTTGGAGATGTTGGCGGGGAACTAAGGCGTCACATCCTTGACCTGATAAGAAAGGATATGCCTGAAAATGGAGAAAAATACCTGGGCATGATGGAAGAAATATACAATTGCCTCATGATGTTTGACTATCCTGATGCCATGACCAAGGGACTCAGGCACAAGACTGATGTCACCAGGTCAATTATAGAGAAGACCAGAGGCGACCTTACAAATGCTATGCGCCAGCAAAAGCTGGAAAAGGCAATGAAGGAATTTGAGAATAGAATTAATTAG
- a CDS encoding UPF0147 family protein: MSNFDQVIEECKQKLEYIANDNSVPRNIRRSANDILETLSKKDEPLFLRTSSSISILEDISNDPNIPVHTRTLIWDVASQLETIPVDE, encoded by the coding sequence ATGTCAAATTTTGATCAAGTCATTGAAGAATGCAAACAAAAGTTAGAATATATCGCAAACGATAATTCAGTACCAAGGAACATTAGGCGTTCTGCAAATGATATACTGGAAACGTTAAGCAAAAAAGATGAGCCACTCTTTTTGAGGACATCATCAAGCATATCCATTCTTGAGGATATCAGCAACGACCCTAACATCCCTGTCCACACAAGAACACTCATATGGGATGTTGCAAGCCAGCTCGAGACCATTCCGGTTGACGAGTAA
- a CDS encoding Sjogren's syndrome/scleroderma autoantigen 1 family protein, which produces MSNTDDENIKKISRMLEIGGTMLAQHCENCGAPLFRYQGRVLCSVCDDVRDPRPGMQTPTASPVQPEPKVEVSPVDEKKTQVAAVPEATPSKPQREEIPVKQSPSVPASIPELETLLIRKMVSLASTMQDETDVRRLSDHLDMIERCMDIMNKMK; this is translated from the coding sequence ATGTCAAACACTGATGATGAAAATATAAAGAAAATATCCAGGATGCTTGAGATTGGAGGAACCATGCTTGCACAACATTGCGAGAATTGTGGTGCTCCCCTCTTCCGCTATCAAGGAAGGGTACTATGTTCGGTCTGTGATGATGTCCGGGACCCACGTCCAGGCATGCAAACTCCTACTGCTTCACCAGTTCAGCCGGAACCTAAGGTTGAAGTTTCTCCGGTAGATGAAAAGAAAACTCAAGTTGCGGCAGTTCCGGAAGCAACACCTTCAAAGCCTCAGCGTGAAGAGATTCCTGTAAAACAGTCTCCATCTGTTCCGGCATCAATTCCTGAACTGGAAACCCTGCTTATCAGAAAAATGGTGTCACTTGCAAGCACAATGCAGGATGAGACAGATGTAAGAAGGCTATCTGATCATCTTGATATGATCGAGCGCTGCATGGATATCATGAATAAAATGAAGTGA
- a CDS encoding DEAD/DEAH box helicase, translating into MPEHIKHHLIEADTVEQRLYQLDLAGKALDVSTLVVLPTGLGKTVVCLLVMASRLEKLGGKVMVLSPTKPLVEQHASFFRNVMNIPEEEVLTFTGSVSPEKRSELWKTGRIIISTPQVIENDILTKRISLEDVTHITFDEAHRAVGNYAYTYIAEKYFETAKNPLCLGITASPGSSDEKIAEVCESLHIESVAVKTESDSDVKPYIHKKEIEWKRINLPDKMKEIKDLLNKVLEDRYKKLTELGYPIYNKRFVSKKDLLGLQAKLQGELRGGMPETSVYSAISLLAEILKVSHAVEITETQGLEALRMYIERLDNEAGSKSGSKASKRLVEDLYIRQVVYRLKDCDIEHPKLEYVKKIVSDELENKPHSRVIVFANYRDTAEMLTKALADVEGIRPVRFVGQASKYKDKGLTQKQQVEIIEQFKAGDYNVLVATSVAEEGLDIPSTDLVLFYEPIPSEIRSIQRKGRTGRKHEGRVVVLVTKGTRDEGYYWSSLSKERKMQNNMRELQAAMPARKNNSIEEEFMLESNVKDQKTLFEYDDNSDAKPENKDSIKIIVDQREIRSSVARSLDRNGVEITVNTLEVGDYILSDRIAVERKETQDFVGSLIEQKLFGQIVNLSRTYEKPILIIEGESLFNCRGINPNAIHGTLASISLDFGVPIFHTRDPEDTAALLQHIAKREQVDEKREVNMHGKKAAAMLPQQQEYVVSSIYDIGPKAARNLLKHFGSVENVMKASYEELLEVNNVGPKTAAKIRKIIGSEYKR; encoded by the coding sequence ATGCCGGAACATATCAAACACCATTTGATAGAAGCAGATACTGTTGAGCAACGGCTATATCAGCTTGACCTGGCAGGCAAGGCTCTTGATGTTTCCACACTTGTGGTTTTGCCAACCGGACTTGGAAAAACCGTTGTATGTCTTCTTGTCATGGCTTCCCGCCTTGAGAAACTGGGCGGCAAAGTAATGGTACTCTCGCCCACAAAACCTCTTGTGGAGCAACATGCGTCTTTTTTCAGAAATGTGATGAATATTCCGGAGGAAGAAGTGCTGACATTTACTGGCAGTGTTAGTCCTGAGAAAAGGTCAGAACTCTGGAAAACTGGCAGGATAATCATTTCCACACCACAGGTTATTGAGAATGACATACTGACAAAAAGAATAAGTCTTGAAGATGTTACCCACATTACATTTGATGAAGCACACCGCGCAGTTGGAAATTACGCTTATACCTATATTGCAGAGAAATACTTTGAAACTGCAAAGAATCCCCTTTGTCTTGGTATTACCGCAAGTCCAGGAAGTTCTGATGAGAAAATAGCAGAGGTCTGCGAGTCACTTCACATCGAATCGGTTGCTGTAAAAACAGAATCAGACAGCGATGTCAAACCATACATTCATAAAAAAGAGATCGAATGGAAGCGTATAAACCTTCCTGACAAGATGAAAGAGATAAAAGACCTGCTTAACAAGGTTCTTGAAGACAGGTACAAGAAACTCACTGAGCTTGGTTACCCCATATACAATAAAAGATTTGTCTCAAAAAAAGACCTTCTTGGATTGCAGGCAAAGCTCCAGGGAGAACTCAGGGGAGGAATGCCTGAGACTTCAGTTTACAGCGCAATTTCATTGCTCGCAGAGATACTAAAAGTGAGTCATGCTGTGGAAATTACGGAAACACAGGGACTTGAAGCGCTCCGTATGTATATTGAAAGACTTGACAACGAAGCAGGTTCAAAAAGCGGGAGCAAGGCATCAAAACGTCTTGTTGAGGACCTTTACATCAGGCAGGTCGTGTACCGCCTGAAAGATTGTGATATTGAACATCCCAAACTGGAATATGTCAAAAAAATAGTCAGCGATGAGCTTGAGAACAAGCCACATTCCAGAGTTATTGTTTTTGCCAATTATCGTGACACCGCCGAGATGCTCACAAAAGCACTTGCAGATGTTGAAGGAATAAGACCTGTTAGATTTGTGGGACAGGCATCCAAATATAAGGATAAAGGACTGACACAGAAGCAACAGGTTGAGATTATAGAGCAGTTCAAGGCCGGAGATTATAACGTGCTTGTGGCAACCTCTGTTGCAGAAGAGGGACTTGATATTCCATCCACAGACCTTGTGTTGTTTTATGAACCTATACCCTCTGAGATCAGAAGTATCCAGAGAAAAGGACGAACCGGAAGAAAGCATGAAGGTCGTGTTGTTGTGCTTGTAACAAAAGGCACCAGAGATGAAGGATACTACTGGAGCAGCCTTTCAAAGGAAAGGAAAATGCAGAACAACATGAGAGAGCTGCAGGCTGCCATGCCGGCAAGGAAGAACAACTCAATTGAAGAAGAGTTCATGCTGGAAAGCAACGTGAAGGACCAGAAGACATTGTTCGAATACGATGACAACAGTGATGCTAAACCGGAAAACAAGGATAGTATCAAAATTATTGTAGACCAGCGCGAGATTCGTAGTTCTGTTGCCCGTTCCCTTGACAGAAATGGTGTTGAGATTACAGTAAACACGCTGGAAGTCGGGGATTACATCCTGAGTGACCGCATTGCAGTGGAGAGGAAAGAGACACAGGACTTTGTGGGTTCGCTCATTGAACAAAAACTGTTCGGGCAGATAGTCAATCTCTCAAGAACTTATGAAAAACCAATACTCATAATAGAGGGTGAAAGCCTCTTTAATTGCAGAGGAATAAATCCGAATGCTATTCACGGAACCCTGGCATCAATATCACTGGATTTTGGAGTACCAATATTCCATACACGCGACCCGGAAGATACTGCTGCCCTTTTGCAGCACATTGCAAAGCGAGAGCAGGTTGATGAGAAACGAGAAGTGAACATGCATGGAAAAAAGGCGGCAGCCATGCTGCCGCAACAGCAGGAATACGTCGTATCTTCCATATATGATATCGGTCCGAAGGCTGCCAGAAATCTTCTGAAGCATTTCGGTTCAGTGGAAAATGTCATGAAAGCAAGCTACGAGGAACTGTTAGAGGTCAACAACGTCGGACCTAAGACTGCGGCAAAGATCAGAAAGATAATCGGCAGTGAGTATAAGCGCTGA
- the glyS gene encoding glycine--tRNA ligase — protein sequence MDKYEQVIELAKRRGFLWNSFELYGGTAGFYDYGPLGSTLKRRIEQIWRETYVVQEGFMEIEAPTIGIEEVFVASGHVGGFSDPLCECKKCGEAFRADHLIDKIVDCADTLHVKELDKVISENNVRCPECEGELGESYEFNLMFKTNIGPGTGRQGYMRPETAQGMFVDFLRLARFYREKLPFGATQIGKSYRNEISPRQGVIRLREFTQAEAEIFIDPNDKKHNNFSRFADTVVNLYSEEAQHKGVIEKMTLGEAVEKGTIAHEFLAYQIGLTNHFLQRIGITADKLRFRQHQKDEMAHYAIDCWDAEIETDRFDWVEVVGIADRTDYDLKAHAAVSKTELSIYREYSEPKMITRFVVKPDMGKLGPLFKGKAKAVADALKALSQAELEQEYVTVTVDGEEVTVPGNIVEFAEETVKISGENVIPHVIEPSYGIDRIFYSTMEHAFEEEIVSGREEAEDEEAEARIVLRFKKEVAPVQVAILPLLTREELINPARNIEAQLKQKGLLVSYDDSGTIGRRYRRNDEIGTPYSITIDYDTLEDNTVTIRDRDSMKQVRAPIDGIADLVYEMIYMNRDFGSAGKAL from the coding sequence ATGGATAAATATGAGCAGGTAATAGAACTGGCCAAACGTCGCGGATTTTTGTGGAACTCCTTTGAGCTTTACGGAGGTACCGCTGGCTTTTACGATTACGGGCCACTTGGAAGCACCCTTAAACGCAGAATTGAGCAGATCTGGAGAGAGACCTATGTCGTACAGGAAGGTTTCATGGAGATCGAAGCTCCTACGATCGGTATTGAAGAAGTGTTTGTAGCATCCGGCCATGTTGGCGGTTTCTCAGACCCGCTCTGTGAATGTAAGAAATGCGGAGAAGCTTTCAGGGCAGATCACCTTATAGACAAAATAGTGGACTGTGCTGATACACTGCATGTCAAAGAACTCGACAAAGTAATCTCAGAGAACAACGTCAGATGTCCTGAATGTGAGGGAGAACTTGGAGAATCATATGAATTTAACCTTATGTTTAAGACAAACATCGGCCCCGGTACAGGAAGACAGGGATACATGCGTCCTGAGACCGCACAGGGAATGTTTGTGGATTTTTTAAGACTTGCAAGGTTCTACCGTGAAAAACTCCCATTCGGTGCAACACAGATCGGAAAATCGTACCGTAACGAGATCTCACCAAGGCAGGGAGTTATCAGACTCAGGGAATTTACACAGGCTGAAGCTGAGATTTTCATTGATCCTAACGACAAGAAGCATAACAACTTCAGCAGGTTTGCTGACACTGTTGTCAACCTTTACTCTGAGGAAGCACAGCATAAAGGTGTTATCGAGAAAATGACTCTCGGCGAAGCAGTTGAGAAAGGCACAATTGCCCATGAGTTCCTTGCCTACCAGATAGGACTTACAAACCACTTCCTCCAGCGCATTGGAATTACAGCTGACAAGCTGAGGTTCAGACAGCACCAGAAGGATGAGATGGCACACTATGCAATAGACTGCTGGGATGCAGAGATAGAGACTGACAGGTTTGACTGGGTCGAAGTTGTAGGAATTGCGGACAGGACAGATTATGACCTGAAAGCACACGCTGCTGTGAGCAAGACCGAACTCTCAATTTACAGAGAATACAGCGAACCTAAGATGATTACCCGATTCGTTGTCAAACCAGACATGGGAAAACTTGGTCCACTCTTCAAGGGCAAGGCAAAGGCCGTTGCAGATGCACTCAAGGCACTTAGCCAGGCAGAACTCGAACAGGAGTACGTCACCGTAACAGTTGACGGAGAAGAAGTCACTGTACCAGGAAATATTGTAGAATTTGCAGAAGAAACTGTCAAGATAAGCGGAGAGAATGTTATTCCTCACGTTATCGAGCCATCCTATGGCATTGACAGAATATTCTACTCAACCATGGAACATGCATTTGAAGAAGAGATAGTCAGCGGCAGGGAAGAAGCTGAGGATGAAGAAGCAGAAGCAAGAATCGTCCTGAGATTCAAGAAGGAAGTCGCTCCTGTACAGGTAGCAATTCTTCCACTCCTTACGAGGGAAGAACTCATCAACCCTGCAAGAAATATTGAAGCTCAACTGAAGCAGAAAGGTCTGCTTGTTTCCTACGATGACTCAGGGACCATCGGAAGACGTTACAGAAGAAACGATGAGATCGGGACGCCCTACTCCATCACAATCGACTATGATACACTGGAAGACAACACCGTCACTATCCGGGACAGGGACAGCATGAAGCAGGTCCGTGCACCAATTGACGGAATTGCCGACCTTGTTTATGAAATGATTTACATGAACAGGGATTTTGGGAGTGCTGGGAAGGCACTCTAA
- a CDS encoding 2-amino-3,7-dideoxy-D-threo-hept-6-ulosonate synthase — protein sequence MSEIGKSVRMERIFDRNTKNAIIIPMDHGVGAGPIKGIIDLPAAVNKVADGGANAVLGHMGLPKHGHRGYGRDIGLIIHLSASTSLGPDPNHKVIVTTIEEAIKVGADAVSVHVNVGADDEAEMLQDMGYVARQCDEWGMPLLAMLYPRGPKVTSEHDVEYVKHAARIGAELGADIVKTNYTGDIDTFKEVVSGCPVPIVVAGGPRMETEQQLLEMVYDSLQAGGKGVAIGRNVFQSDNPTKLVSHISKIVHGGMTPEEALK from the coding sequence ATGAGTGAAATAGGCAAATCTGTCAGGATGGAAAGGATTTTCGATCGAAATACGAAGAATGCAATCATCATTCCAATGGACCATGGTGTGGGTGCCGGACCTATAAAAGGAATCATTGACCTGCCTGCTGCCGTGAACAAAGTCGCAGACGGTGGAGCAAACGCAGTTCTCGGGCACATGGGTCTTCCAAAACATGGCCATCGTGGATACGGAAGAGATATAGGACTCATCATCCACCTCTCAGCTTCAACTTCACTTGGACCTGATCCTAACCACAAAGTCATTGTCACAACAATCGAGGAGGCTATCAAAGTAGGTGCGGATGCAGTATCAGTCCACGTGAATGTTGGTGCTGATGATGAAGCAGAGATGCTCCAGGATATGGGATATGTCGCCCGCCAGTGCGATGAATGGGGAATGCCCCTGCTTGCCATGTTGTACCCAAGAGGACCTAAAGTAACTTCCGAACATGATGTTGAGTATGTAAAACATGCAGCAAGGATCGGAGCAGAACTCGGGGCAGACATCGTCAAGACAAATTACACCGGCGACATTGATACATTCAAGGAAGTTGTAAGCGGATGTCCTGTGCCTATTGTAGTTGCAGGCGGTCCCAGAATGGAAACTGAACAGCAGCTTCTGGAAATGGTATACGACTCACTCCAGGCAGGAGGAAAAGGAGTTGCTATTGGAAGAAACGTATTCCAGTCAGACAATCCTACAAAACTGGTGTCACACATTTCCAAGATCGTACATGGCGGAATGACACCGGAAGAAGCTCTTAAATAA
- a CDS encoding deoxyuridine 5'-triphosphate nucleotidohydrolase, producing the protein MALLSRNELRELINSETSLVENMIDTETQLQPNSVELTLKGIETYISSGAVDFNNSEREIPSTEPVEFDGNEWAYLKPGVYKITFNEIVNIPLDRAAIARPRSTLLRCGANIGTAVWDSGYRGRSESMLVVYNPHGFRLKRNARVMQLMFFDLHSKLEEGYCGQYQHENL; encoded by the coding sequence ATGGCCCTATTATCCAGAAACGAACTCAGGGAATTAATAAACAGCGAAACATCACTTGTTGAGAATATGATTGATACTGAGACACAGTTGCAGCCAAACAGTGTTGAACTAACTCTCAAGGGCATCGAGACATACATCAGTTCAGGCGCAGTTGACTTTAACAATAGCGAAAGAGAAATACCTTCCACTGAACCGGTAGAATTCGATGGGAACGAGTGGGCTTATCTTAAGCCCGGTGTGTACAAGATAACATTCAACGAGATCGTCAACATCCCGCTTGACAGGGCTGCAATTGCAAGACCAAGGTCCACCTTACTCAGGTGCGGAGCAAACATAGGAACTGCAGTATGGGATTCGGGATACCGTGGAAGAAGCGAATCCATGCTGGTTGTCTACAACCCACACGGATTCAGGCTGAAAAGAAATGCACGTGTAATGCAACTAATGTTCTTTGACCTGCACAGCAAACTTGAAGAAGGATACTGCGGACAGTACCAACATGAGAATCTGTGA